AGGGAACAGCCTGCTCGCCGCAGCCATGTCATTCGGATTTGTTATTGGACCTGGACTGGGGGGTCTTCTTGCAGGATATGGAACGAGAGTGCCGCTTTACACAGCGACAGGTGCTGCTATAGCTGCTGTTATTTTTTCAGTGTTTTGTTTGCCTGAAAGTTTATCGAAAGAGCAAATGAAAGCAGCACGGGCAAGAATGATTCAGAAGGAATCTATTTATAAACAATACGCGAGATCATTGAAGTCAAAATATACAATGCTCTTTGTACTTGTCCTGGTGATGACCTTTGGACTCGCTAATTTTGAATCTGTTCTTGGTTTATATGTAACGAACCGCTTCCAATTCTCGCCGCAAAATATTGCTGTCATTCTGACCGCAGGTGCTGTGATCGGAGTCGGTATGCAAGCATTAGTTGTTGCTAAAATAATCAATAAGTTTGGTGAACAAAGAGTGATCAAAGGATCGCTTCTTTTCACCTCTGTTGCTTATATTTTATTTCTCTTAGCCAAAGATTTCTGGAGTATCTTCCTTGTCACTTCCCTTATTTTCTTTGCCACAGCTATGCTTCGTCCAGCTCTTAATACACAATTATCGAAGATGGCCGGGAATGAGCAAGGATATGTAGCTGGTATGAATAATGCCTATATGAGTGTTGGGAATATTTTAGGCCCTACTCTAGCGGGTTTTTTATTGGATGCAAATCTGTTCGCTCCATTTATAGCAGGCTGTTGTATTCTGTTGATTACTTTTTTGCTTACATTAAAAATGAAATAAAAGAAGACAACTGATGAGCAAAAGGCAGCTACGGGTGCGAGGCTTATTTTTCAATGCCCGGCTGTAGCTGCCTTTTATTCAGTCTAAACGCTTATTTTAATAAATACTGTATTTCCCTTTATTCCACTTCCCCGCTCAGACGATTCAAAAACTGAATAGCCCGTGGACTGGTGGGCTGTTCCAGAACCTCATGCGGCGTACCCTGCTCAACGATTACACCCTGATCCATCAAAATCACATGGTCCGCGACCTCGGCTGCAAACTTCATTTCATGGGTAACAATGACCATCGTCATCCCTTCGGCAGCCAGCTGTTTTATAACCTTGAGCACTTCGCCTACCAACTCGGGGTCAAGCGCGGAGGTCGGCTCGTCGAACAATAGTACCTCAGGTTCGACCGCCATTGCCCGGGCAATACCGACACGTTGCTGCTGTCCTCCTGATAACTGATGCGGATAGGATTCGGCTTTATCAGCCAACCCCACTTTTTTAAGCAACTCCAATGCACGTTTGCGCGCTTCGTCCTTGCTCTTTTTCTGAACCGTGACTTGTCCCTCCATCACATTTTGTGCTGCTGTCATATGTGGGAAAAGGTTGTAGGATTGAAACACCATCCCTGTCCGCTTGCGCAGCGCCAAAATATTTTCTTGCCGGAGCTTCGTTCCTTTCGCAAAATTCAGTGCAATATCCCCTGCTTGAATCTCTCCTTGGTCAGGAATCTCCAGCAAATTTAAGCAGCGTAAAAACGTTGTTTTACCAGAACCGGAAGGACCGATGATAACAAGCACCTTCCCCTTACCCAACGTTACGTCAACACCCTTAAGCACTTCCAGCGAGCCGAACGATTTGTGTATATTCCGAATTTGGATCACCGGTACAATCTCCTTTATCTGACGGAAAAACGGCCTAGTCGCTTCTCCAGGTAATTTTGCAGCACAGTCAAAATAGTGCTAAACAGCAGATAAATAACCCCCGCCTCGGTATACACCAATAGCGGTTCGTATGTGGTAGCTACAATCTGGTTAGCCGTTCTGAACATTTCCACATAGGTGATGGTCGCAGCCAGTGAGGTATCCTTCACCAAGCTGATGAATGAATTAGCCAACGGAGGTACGGACACACGGGATGCTTGCGGTAGCACGATACGTCGCAATACTTGCCAGCGCGTCATCCCCAGGGAGTATCCCGCCTCCCATTGGCCTTCCTGAATAGATATGATAGCCGCACGTATAATTTCAGAGCTATAAGCCCCTACGCTGAGGGTAAAACCGATTACTGAAGCAATAAACGGGTCCAATGTAATACCTACGGAAGGTAAACCATAGAAAATAATATACAATTGCACCAGCAACGGAGTTCCTCGAATCACCCATACATAGAAGCCGAAAATCAGCTTGAGTATTCTCCATTTGGACAGACGGGCTAACGCTGTAATCAGCGCCAGCACGAGTCCCAGAGCAAAGGAGATAAGCGTGAGCGGAATCGTAAAAGAAACCCCTGCTTTTAGCAGAGGCAATAATGAATCCATAATGATTTGTATTTGGCGATCATCCATTGTACAGACATCCTTTGAAAAGATAGGTTTGAGAAGATTCGGTTCGACTTGGCGAACGTTGGGTCTTCATTTATTATTTGGATACGTCGGCTCCAAAATATTTCTCGGAAATTTTCAGGTACGTACCGTCAGCCTTCATATCAGCCAGCGCTTTGTTTACTTCCTTGATCAAATCTTCGCTGCCTTTATTGAATACAGCTGCGCTGTGTGAAGCATCTGGAGATTCGTCCACCTTTTTGATGGGTGCGTCTGGCTTTTGCTTTTTCAGATCGAGATAGGATAATCCATCATTGACGGTCGCATCCACCCGTTTGGAAGTGAGGAGGTCAATGGCTTGGTTAAATCCCTCTGTTGCCACAATTTCCGCACCGTTGCTTTTCGCGATTTGAGTCAGGTTGCTGGTCAGGGATTGCCCGGACTTTTTCCCTTTTAGATCAGCAAATTTATGGATGTCTGTATTGTCTTCGCTTACGATCAGAACTGCCTTGGAGACAATGTACGGATCGGAAAAATCATATTTTTGCTTGCGCTCGTCTGTAATGGATACTTCATTGAACACTGTGTCAAACCGCTTGGAGTTCAACCCTGCGAATATGCCGTCCCATTGCGTCTCGATAAACTCCGGTTGTACACCCAGGCGTTTGCTCACTTCGGTCGCAATATCGACATCGAAGCCCGTCAGTTTACCAGCAGCATCATGGTAGGTAAACGGAGCATAGGTGCCTTCCATGCCAATTCTTAGCTTGCCGCTTGCTTTTACAGATTCAAGAGTAGCTGTAGCAGTGGTATCTGCTTTTCCATTATTAGATCCGTTTTCTCCGGTAGATGCATTATGGGTACTGGCGCCTTTATCGTTGTTACCGCAGGCCGAAACCAGCAATGCCATCACGATGAGTACAATCGGCAAAAAACTAAATTTTTTCATGGTATCCACACTCTTTCCCTTTTCTTGATAACCTAGCACGCGGCTGGTCATTGAATAGTACATCATTCATTTTCACGCGTCAATGCTTTTATCCAATAATCCCTATGAAAAAGGTAAGTTATATATTTTTGTGGCCTAAAGTTATTCTAGGTTGACTCTTTCATTGGCAGGTTATTCATTATAACTCCCCTCACAACAACTTTTTCTGTACCCTCACGTTTGAGATTTCGTATAATAGGTTTTAATATGCAATTTAGAAATATGTACCGGAGTGTGATCATGGATACCCAGAATTCAACCTTATCCTCTACTTCACCTGAAGGCAGTCCCTCGGCCTGGGCTACCTTCACTTCACCCTTAAAACAATCCAAAGCGTTCACCTTGTTGTGGCTTGGACATTGGATCGCAATGTTGGGGAGCTCAGTCACCACAGTCATTTTGCCACTGGTTATCTATTCCCTAACAGGCTCGACTACTATCATGGGACTGGCGATGACGGTTTATATGCTGCCTAATGTACTTATTCTGCCTTTCGCAGGAATGATTGTGGACAGAATTGACCGAATCCGTCTCCTTCTGTTTACGAATATCGCCCGGTTTGGGCTGATGTTCATTGCGGCCGTGCTGATGTTTACGGGCGGGATGAAATTGCCGTTTCTATTCGTTGGCCTAGCGTTATACGGATTGATGGACGGTATCTTTAATCCCGCTTATTCTGCCTTACGTGCACAGGTGTTCACACCGGACATACGCAATGCAGCCAACGCGCTTAGCCAGATTAGTATACAAGCCGTCCGTCTACTTGGTCCTCCGTTAGGAGGCTTCATTGTATCTTTTTCCTCACCGGGTGTGGGCTTTGGGCTGGATTCTATCGCTTATCTGATATCTTTTGCCTGTTTTTGGATGCTGAGCGCTCATTTGGCCTCCATCATCGGCAAAGGTCAGGTAGATCCAGAACAGCAAGATCAGGGGGGACAGCATTTTCTCAAGGATTTTATCGCAGGCTTTACCATTCTCAAAAGCCATCCTTGGCTATGGATTACGATTCTTGCCTTTTCATTCATTAATATTTGTTATTCAGGCATTATCGCTGTACTCATTCCATGGCTGTTCAAGGTTCATCATGGCTACAATCCAGTCGTATATGGCATTGCGATGGCAAGTAGCGGTATTGGCGCCATGTTGGGGGCCTTTGTGTATGGATCACGCAAGCATTGGAAGCATCGTGGCCTGCTCGCTTACATAGGAGCTTTTGTCAGCGGTCTTGCTTTACTACTGTTGTCTGTAGTCACTTGGATGCCAGGACTGATTATGAGCATGATGCTCGAAGGGTTTGGCATTATGATATTTGCGATTATCTGGGAGACGAGCCTTCAGGAATTAGTCCCAGCCGAGTCTTTTGGACGTGTAGCTAGTCTGGATCTAATGTTTTCCTTTGCCCTGCTCCCTGTCGGCTATCTGGCAGTAGGTGCTGTGGCGGATAAGCTTGGTGGTATGTTCACCATGGGTATGTTTGCAACCATCGGCATGTGTATCGTGCTAGGCGTTCTGAGTGTTCCTCATATCAGGCGTTTTCAATAGGACTTTTCCTCAAAAAAAAGCTGCTCCCACAGGTTCATTTGCGAACCTTGCGGAAGCAGCTTCTTTCCATTTTAGCCTTGTGCCCCATAGGGGCTAGTCTATTCAATGATTCGTAAGGTTAGCCTCTAGTCCGTCCAACGGAACGGAAGATCAAGCTTACAATCACGACCAGCACAATCGCACCAATTAATGCAGGAACGATGTAGAATGATCCGATTTCAGGACCCCAGTTTCCCAGAATCAAGCTACCCAACCATGCGCCGATAAAACCAGCGATGATGTTACCTATCACGCCACCCGGAACATCACGACCTGCAATAATTCCTGCCAACCAACCAATAATACCACCAACAATCAATGCCCATAACCAACTCATTTTGCGTCACCTCGTTTAAGTTTTTATCGTTGTGTTCTATTATTAACCACTCGAACTCCTTTTGAACACACAAAAGACGATTGGTTAATATTACCACAGTATGGAACACTGATTTAGGGACTTGATACCATCTTACGTGCCTCTACGACTATTTATACCCCTTGTGTGAAAAGTGTGTCTCATATGCGTTTATCCTTGTATTCCTGCTTTTTTTGTGCCATCCTCACATTATGGCTTCATCAATGTCACTTCATGCATAAGTTACAAAAATAACAGATTATTAAGGAGTGACCCCAACTGGAGTGTCGAGTAGGATGTGCCGCGTGCTGCATTGCCATTACGATTTCTTCCCCTATTCCCGGCATGCCAGATGGAAAACCAGCTGGTGTTCCTTGCCCTCAGCTAACTTCCGATTACCGTTGCCGATTGTTTGGCAAACCTGAGCGCCCAGTTGTGTGCAGTGGGTTCCATGCTGATGAGGATACGTGCGGAAGCACTAATGAAAGAGCATATCAGCTACTGAGAGAGCTAGAGGAGTCAACTTTACCGGGTAAAACTTAAGGAGAAGTTCATTCTATATGAAGGAGAATTTTGATTATGAATGTTATTGAAAAAAGAATTGCCGAATTGAAGCAATATCGACCCGATCTTACCGCCCCGAATGATATAGATTTATTCTGGGCCAAAACACTGGAAGAAGTCCACGCCAAACCTGTACATGCGTTCAAAACTCTCGTAGAAACGCCATATCCTCATATTCTTGCCTACCGGGTTACTTTTGAGGGTGTCGATGATACGCCTCTGCATGCCTGGTATGTACGCCCCCGATTTGCCGGAGATCAAAAGCTGCCATGTATCGTTCTGTTTCATGGCTATACAGGCGGAAAAGGCTATCCTGAAGATTATTCCTCCTGGCTTATGCTTGGCTTTGCTGTATTGGCAGTAGATGTACGTGGTCAAGGTGGAGAAACGGGAGACCGTCTGGTTGATGCTCATGGTACGGTTAAAGGCTGGGTAACGAAAGGAATATTGGACAAAGATACCTGCTACTACAAAACGATTACAACTGATGCCCTTAGAGCCGTAGATTGGGTAGCGGAGCAGTCGGATGTCGATTCGGCTAAAATCGCAATCAGTGGCGCCAGTCAGGGCGGAGGACTTTCATTAATGGTGGCTGCGCTCAGCGATAAAGCTGCTATTTCAGTAGCGGATATCCCCAATATGTGTCATATGGATTTTGGTATGATGAATTCTACCAGTTCGCTGACGGAAGCAGCTGAATTTGCTAACCGATTTCCGGAGCATTTGGAGCAGGTGCTACATACATTAAGTTATTTTGACGTGATGAATCTTGCTCATCGTATTCGTATCCCGATCATGGTATCGGTAGGGTTCAAGGATACTGTGTGTATGCCAGAGACGATTTTCGCCGCTTATAACCGTATTGAATCACCGAAAACGATTGAAATTTATCCGTTTACCGGACATTGGGTTGAAGGCTTTCAAAGACGTAAAACAGTTGAATTTTTAGTGCAGCATTTTTCATAATTCCTCCGGTGCACAAAAAAAGAACACCACGCATCAACCTGCGTAATGTTCTTTTCTGCTGCATCGGGGCCAGTCCCGCTTACGCCAGACAAACTCCTCGACAACTCACACAAAACAAAACTTCTAAGATTACGATGCAGCTCGCTGTTCTGCTGCCGAATCCCCTGTCCATTTTCGCACCCAAACAAAATCCATAATCATCAGACCAAACGGAATGAAGGAGGCAAACATAATAAAAAGAGGCCGCCGTATAGACCAATGCAGTGCTGTTTTCCCATAGATCAAAGCAACGAGGAGCAACAAAAAGCTCACCCGGTATATGTTACCAATCACCATAACCGCCTGGGCCATGCCCGCTGCTTGCAGCGGCTGGTGGGTGAATAGTATCGCCAAATAAGCTATAGCTTGAATCCAGAGCATGAGTCGGACACGCCCTAAAGGTGTTCTTAACACAATTTCAATCCCCTCTCCATTAGCAAGGATGTACTCTCATCCTTTACACATCCTTTATTATAACGAAAAGGTCCCCAAACTCCAACCTATCCATTTTGAATTTTGACCTAGTGAGTTGTGTCTGATAGAGTTGTGTAAGAGGTGATTATAAATGCTTAAACTGGGTATACTGGACCAGTCTCATATTCCTGAAGGCGGTACTGCTCAGGATGCATTATCCAATACAACAGATTTAGCCCGCGAAGCTGACCAACTGGGGTACAGCCGTTATTGGGTATCCGAACATCATGCTTCCAAAACACTAGCGCATTCCAGCCCTGAGGTGCTGATTGCGCATTTGGCTGCTCACACATCACGCATTCGTGTGGGTTCAGGCGGTATTATGCTGCCACACTATAGCGCGTATAAAGTCGCCGAAAACTTCCGTTTGCTGGAGGCACTCCATCCAGGACGTATCGACCTGGGAATAGGGCGGGCTCCCGGCGGTTTACCGCTTGCTACTCGCGCCCTGCAGGAAGGCAAGTACCAATCTGTCGAACAATATCCACAGCAGATTCTCGATTTAATCGACTACTTCCATGATTCGGTGCCTGACAATCATCGGTTTGCCGGTCTTCATGCCTCCCCGATGATATCGACCGTTCCTGAATTATGGTTGCTCGGCTCCAGCGGAGAGAGCGCCCGATTGGCTGCGATGATGGGGGCCTCCTATGCCTTTGCCCAATTTTTCGGGACTCCAGGCGGTGTAGAAGCTACTGCACGTTACCACGAGCAATTTCAGCCTTCGATCCTGGGTGATAAGCCCCATTCCATGGCGGCAGTTACGGTGGCCTGCGCTGAAACCGAAGAAGAGGCTGAGCAGCTGGCGTCCAGTGCTAGTTTGTATTTCCTTTTGCTCATGCAAGGTAAAGAAATGAGTTCTCTTCCGTCGGTGAAAACAGCAATGTCCTATCCATACACAGAGTTGGATCGTGAGCGGCTGCGTCAGTCCGCAGCATGGCGTGTTGTTGGTACCCCTGAACAGTGTAAGGAACAGCTACTAAGACTGGCTGAGCAATATCGTACCGATGAGTTACTGGTCGTTTCATCCATTCATGACTTTGATAAACGTGTTCAGTCCTACCGTCTGCTGGCCAAAGCTTTTGATTTGGTATAGACAGCCGTTGAACGGAGGCTGAGCTTCAGAAACATAAAAAACCCCCGCCAGCCTATAATGGCAACAGCGGGGGTTTGTCGTAGAGAAGGGTTCATTGGAACCAACCCATCTACACTATGGAAGTAATTCAAGCACTACAAAAGTCTAACACCATATGGTACTTTGGTAGTATACACATCGAAACTAAAGTTCCAGTTGTTACCTCCTAAAGTTCCAGTTCGTATATACCAAAGGCGCATATTCTATACTCCAAACCTTGGAAAAATTGCACCCAAAAGTCCCATTCTTTACTCATTCCGATAAAGTTAATAACGGTTAAATTCTAAGGTTCCTAAGGTTCTATACCCCAAACCAGCTTACCCTGCTGATATACAGTGCCATGGTCCCAGTCTGCAAATGCTTTTTGGGTAGCACCATAGGAGTAATCGTTGGTCTCATCAAAATTGCTCCAATTTGCAGCATGAATACGGGGTTGAATTTCTCCGCTTTCCCCACCGGGCTGAATCGTTCCGGCTCCATCTGTGAAAGAAATCTCCACATATTTATCAGCCTTGGCCTTTGGATTCGGCAATGTTACAAAAGTTGCTTTTACCTTCTCATTGCCAATCCTGGCCCAGTCTACAAAAAACTGCTGAGCTTGTTTGCTTTCATCTGTGTAATAGTAGCGAATTTTTAGATCGCTCAACTTCACAGCTGTTTTCCCTTTATTTTTGATATTAAATTCAGGACGGATTGCGTTATCCTTGGCATTTGTGTCACCGGTGCGATACTGTAGCACAATTCCTTGATCGTTACTGCCTGGTGTACTTCCTCCGTTGTCGTTATCGCCGCCGTTGTTGCCACCACCGTTATTACCGCCAGTGTTGCCATCTCCGCCGTTATCCCCACCGTTGTTTCCGCCTCCACCAATGTTGCTGGAGCCTTCCAGAATCGCCTGTTTTACGAATTTGCCAGAAGCGGACAATTGTGAATCAGGCCATCCGCCCTTACGGTCAGCACCAGGCAACAGCGCAGCAGAGGCCTCGTTTTTATCTGACAGCGACCAGTTAGCCCAACTGATTCCACGGCTTGCCAGAAAATCAGTCCATACTTTGGATTCAGTCAGGAACGGACCACCGTTACCCGAAGCATCGCTTGTACCCCACTCGGTAGCAAATATGCCCACGCCTTTGTTCAGCGCATAATCAACCCGATCGCGCAAGTATTGTCCATGCGTACCCGCATAGAAATGTACGGTATACATTGTATTCTTGTCTGGAAGTGGATGATCTGCTGCATCATGTACATCCTGACTCCATGTGCCTGTTCCCACAATAATAATATTGTCTGGGTCCTTAGCGCGAATAACCTGAGATACCTCAGACGCATAAGGTCGGATTTGATTGTTCCAGTTCACATTCCCATTCGGCTCATTGGCAAGTTCATAGATTACGTTAGGTAAATGGCCGTACTGAGTTGAAAATTCATTAAAGAAAGCTTTGGCTTCATTTTTATGAATGTTCGGATCGCCATCTGAAAGAATGTGCCAGTCGATAATGA
The Paenibacillus peoriae DNA segment above includes these coding regions:
- a CDS encoding MFS transporter, with translation MKRILGILMINIFIVMVGVGLITPILPELIIEFGASGRAIGLLVAAYGITQFLLSPLTGQLSDRYGRKVFILVGVIVFAIAKFIFAIGDELWMLYTSRLLEGMAAALIVPPMMAYVADITTTEERAKGNSLLAAAMSFGFVIGPGLGGLLAGYGTRVPLYTATGAAIAAVIFSVFCLPESLSKEQMKAARARMIQKESIYKQYARSLKSKYTMLFVLVLVMTFGLANFESVLGLYVTNRFQFSPQNIAVILTAGAVIGVGMQALVVAKIINKFGEQRVIKGSLLFTSVAYILFLLAKDFWSIFLVTSLIFFATAMLRPALNTQLSKMAGNEQGYVAGMNNAYMSVGNILGPTLAGFLLDANLFAPFIAGCCILLITFLLTLKMK
- a CDS encoding amino acid ABC transporter ATP-binding protein; translation: MIQIRNIHKSFGSLEVLKGVDVTLGKGKVLVIIGPSGSGKTTFLRCLNLLEIPDQGEIQAGDIALNFAKGTKLRQENILALRKRTGMVFQSYNLFPHMTAAQNVMEGQVTVQKKSKDEARKRALELLKKVGLADKAESYPHQLSGGQQQRVGIARAMAVEPEVLLFDEPTSALDPELVGEVLKVIKQLAAEGMTMVIVTHEMKFAAEVADHVILMDQGVIVEQGTPHEVLEQPTSPRAIQFLNRLSGEVE
- a CDS encoding amino acid ABC transporter permease, with the translated sequence MDDRQIQIIMDSLLPLLKAGVSFTIPLTLISFALGLVLALITALARLSKWRILKLIFGFYVWVIRGTPLLVQLYIIFYGLPSVGITLDPFIASVIGFTLSVGAYSSEIIRAAIISIQEGQWEAGYSLGMTRWQVLRRIVLPQASRVSVPPLANSFISLVKDTSLAATITYVEMFRTANQIVATTYEPLLVYTEAGVIYLLFSTILTVLQNYLEKRLGRFSVR
- a CDS encoding amino acid ABC transporter substrate-binding protein, with product MKKFSFLPIVLIVMALLVSACGNNDKGASTHNASTGENGSNNGKADTTATATLESVKASGKLRIGMEGTYAPFTYHDAAGKLTGFDVDIATEVSKRLGVQPEFIETQWDGIFAGLNSKRFDTVFNEVSITDERKQKYDFSDPYIVSKAVLIVSEDNTDIHKFADLKGKKSGQSLTSNLTQIAKSNGAEIVATEGFNQAIDLLTSKRVDATVNDGLSYLDLKKQKPDAPIKKVDESPDASHSAAVFNKGSEDLIKEVNKALADMKADGTYLKISEKYFGADVSK
- a CDS encoding MFS transporter; its protein translation is MDTQNSTLSSTSPEGSPSAWATFTSPLKQSKAFTLLWLGHWIAMLGSSVTTVILPLVIYSLTGSTTIMGLAMTVYMLPNVLILPFAGMIVDRIDRIRLLLFTNIARFGLMFIAAVLMFTGGMKLPFLFVGLALYGLMDGIFNPAYSALRAQVFTPDIRNAANALSQISIQAVRLLGPPLGGFIVSFSSPGVGFGLDSIAYLISFACFWMLSAHLASIIGKGQVDPEQQDQGGQHFLKDFIAGFTILKSHPWLWITILAFSFINICYSGIIAVLIPWLFKVHHGYNPVVYGIAMASSGIGAMLGAFVYGSRKHWKHRGLLAYIGAFVSGLALLLLSVVTWMPGLIMSMMLEGFGIMIFAIIWETSLQELVPAESFGRVASLDLMFSFALLPVGYLAVGAVADKLGGMFTMGMFATIGMCIVLGVLSVPHIRRFQ
- a CDS encoding GlsB/YeaQ/YmgE family stress response membrane protein — translated: MSWLWALIVGGIIGWLAGIIAGRDVPGGVIGNIIAGFIGAWLGSLILGNWGPEIGSFYIVPALIGAIVLVVIVSLIFRSVGRTRG
- a CDS encoding YkgJ family cysteine cluster protein, with amino-acid sequence MECRVGCAACCIAITISSPIPGMPDGKPAGVPCPQLTSDYRCRLFGKPERPVVCSGFHADEDTCGSTNERAYQLLRELEESTLPGKT
- a CDS encoding acetylxylan esterase translates to MNVIEKRIAELKQYRPDLTAPNDIDLFWAKTLEEVHAKPVHAFKTLVETPYPHILAYRVTFEGVDDTPLHAWYVRPRFAGDQKLPCIVLFHGYTGGKGYPEDYSSWLMLGFAVLAVDVRGQGGETGDRLVDAHGTVKGWVTKGILDKDTCYYKTITTDALRAVDWVAEQSDVDSAKIAISGASQGGGLSLMVAALSDKAAISVADIPNMCHMDFGMMNSTSSLTEAAEFANRFPEHLEQVLHTLSYFDVMNLAHRIRIPIMVSVGFKDTVCMPETIFAAYNRIESPKTIEIYPFTGHWVEGFQRRKTVEFLVQHFS
- a CDS encoding DUF3817 domain-containing protein, with amino-acid sequence MLRTPLGRVRLMLWIQAIAYLAILFTHQPLQAAGMAQAVMVIGNIYRVSFLLLLVALIYGKTALHWSIRRPLFIMFASFIPFGLMIMDFVWVRKWTGDSAAEQRAAS
- a CDS encoding LLM class flavin-dependent oxidoreductase, coding for MLKLGILDQSHIPEGGTAQDALSNTTDLAREADQLGYSRYWVSEHHASKTLAHSSPEVLIAHLAAHTSRIRVGSGGIMLPHYSAYKVAENFRLLEALHPGRIDLGIGRAPGGLPLATRALQEGKYQSVEQYPQQILDLIDYFHDSVPDNHRFAGLHASPMISTVPELWLLGSSGESARLAAMMGASYAFAQFFGTPGGVEATARYHEQFQPSILGDKPHSMAAVTVACAETEEEAEQLASSASLYFLLLMQGKEMSSLPSVKTAMSYPYTELDRERLRQSAAWRVVGTPEQCKEQLLRLAEQYRTDELLVVSSIHDFDKRVQSYRLLAKAFDLV
- a CDS encoding cellulase family glycosylhydrolase, with product MMNGQWVLPRIAKRVAVMLTAVLVLTLTNGFNWNTQTAEAAGTTPVERYGQLSVKNGKLVDKNGKPVQLKGISSHGVQWFGDLVNQDSMKWLRDDWGISVFRVALYTEEDGYIANPSLKNKVKEAIEAAQKLGLYVIIDWHILSDGDPNIHKNEAKAFFNEFSTQYGHLPNVIYELANEPNGNVNWNNQIRPYASEVSQVIRAKDPDNIIIVGTGTWSQDVHDAADHPLPDKNTMYTVHFYAGTHGQYLRDRVDYALNKGVGIFATEWGTSDASGNGGPFLTESKVWTDFLASRGISWANWSLSDKNEASAALLPGADRKGGWPDSQLSASGKFVKQAILEGSSNIGGGGNNGGDNGGDGNTGGNNGGGNNGGDNDNGGSTPGSNDQGIVLQYRTGDTNAKDNAIRPEFNIKNKGKTAVKLSDLKIRYYYTDESKQAQQFFVDWARIGNEKVKATFVTLPNPKAKADKYVEISFTDGAGTIQPGGESGEIQPRIHAANWSNFDETNDYSYGATQKAFADWDHGTVYQQGKLVWGIEP